The Castor canadensis chromosome X, mCasCan1.hap1v2, whole genome shotgun sequence genome includes a region encoding these proteins:
- the Ndufa1 gene encoding NADH dehydrogenase [ubiquinone] 1 alpha subcomplex subunit 1, translating to MWFEILPGLCLMGVCVVIPGVATAYIHKFTNGGKEKRMAHCPYQWSLMERDRRISGVNRYYVSKGLDNID from the exons ATGTGGTTCGAAATTCTCCCAGGACTCTGCCTTATGGGTGTGTGCGTGGTCATCCCCGGAGTGGCCACTGCCTACATTCACAAGTTCACCAATGGGGGCAAG gaaaaaaGGATGGCCCATTGTCCATATCAGTGGAGTTTGATGGAAAGAGATAGACGCATTTCTGGAGTCAATCGTTACTATGTGTCCAAG